One genomic window of Tetrapisispora phaffii CBS 4417 chromosome 13, complete genome includes the following:
- the TPHA0M00650 gene encoding uncharacterized protein (similar to Saccharomyces cerevisiae GAL1 (YBR020W) and GAL3 (YDR009W); ancestral locus Anc_3.219) translates to MQSLPVFRIDNDNKNVSDITKKCIDITLKFQDKFKYYPNFIVSSPGRVNIIGEHIDYEEFPVLPMAINKNILCAVRILENSHSISIYNDNYEKFAEKKFDLPLNGELISIDPSISDWSNYFKCGLLVAHKFLKKKYPDRFNNAMLKGLYIYIKGDIPTESGISSSAAMCVTVAALIIRSNLGPEYSISKKELIAITEGAEHYIGVSTGSMDPAVIICNESNKLSFINFKPQLSTSNVELPVFNSENNIRFLIANTLVSSNKYETGPINYNLRVVEDTIAANILAAKYGFQLNRRMTESFTYDEDDYDMTFNSTRKQQTFSKGNLRDFMDAYFARHLNDESELFINPNDHNSIKRTEQMLNTMINLLDNCFPNDNNQHSTGYSIPELAGLLNCSRDEFTREYLLVNPVRFQTLKVYQRSKHVFTEALRVIKCIELINFHGDLSMDRFLKELGRLMHESQRSCDELYECSCPEIDEVCEIAIANGSYGSRLTGAGWGGCTVHLVSSDEQIENIKRSLRENYYLKHNPSITEEELKNAMIVSTPSMGSCIFEL, encoded by the coding sequence ATGCAATCATTACCAGTATTTAGAATAGacaatgataataaaaatgtttcCGATATCACTAAGAAATGTATCGATATcactttgaaatttcaagataaattcaaatactATCCAAACTTCATCGTTTCTTCTCCAGGAAGGGTCAATATCATTGGTGAGCATATCGATTATGAGGAGTTCCCTGTTTTGCCAATGgcaattaataaaaatatattatgtGCAGTGAgaattttggaaaatagTCATTCAATTAGTATTTATAATGATAACTATGAGAAGTTCGCTGAAAAGAAATTCGACTTGCCATTGAACGGCGAGCTGATATCGATCGACCCTTCGATCTCAGATTGGTCGAACTATTTCAAGTGTGGGCTGTTAGTGGCACATAAATtcttgaagaaaaaatatccCGACCGTTTTAACAATGCAATGTTAAAAGggttatatatttatattaagGGTGACATCCCTACTGAAAGTGGTATTTCCTCGAGTGCGGCCATGTGTGTGACGGTTGCAGCATTGATAATAAGAAGTAATTTGGGCCCAGAGTATAGCATCAGCAAGAAAGAACTCATAGCAATCACAGAAGGTGCTGAACATTACATAGGTGTGAGCACGGGTTCGATGGACCCAGCAGTTATTATTTGCAACGAATCGAATAAGTTGTCgtttataaatttcaaaccTCAGCTATCCACTTCGAATGTGGAATTGCCAGTCTTTAACAGTGAAAACAATATCAGGTTTTTAATTGCAAACACGTTGGTTTCCTCGAACAAATACGAAACGGGGCCAATCAATTACAACTTGAGGGTTGTTGAAGACACAATTGCTGCAAACATCTTAGCTGCTAAATATGGGTTCCAACTGAATAGACGAATGACAGAGAGTTTTACTTACGATGAAGACGATTACGACATGACATTCAACTCCACAAGAAAGCAGCAAACATTTAGCAAGGGCAACTTGCGAGATTTCATGGATGCTTATTTTGCAAGACACCTGAACGATGAAAGCGAGTTATTCATAAACCCCAATGACCACAATAGTATCAAGAGAACAGAACAGATGCTCAACACTATGATTAACCTGCTGGACAACTGTTTCCCCAACGACAACAATCAACATAGCACAGGATACAGTATTCCTGAACTCGCCGGTTTGCTGAACTGTTCCCGTGATGAGTTCACAAGAGAATACTTATTAGTGAACCCAGTGAGATTCCAGACGTTGAAGGTGTACCAGAGATCGAAACATGTCTTCACCGAGGCTCTGCGAGTCATCAAATGCATCGAACTGATCAATTTCCATGGCGATTTATCCATGGACCGGTTTTTAAAAGAGTTGGGACGATTGATGCATGAAAGCCAACGTTCCTGCGATGAACTATACGAATGTTCTTGTCCTGAGATCGACGAGGTGTGCGAGATTGCAATTGCCAATGGTTCATACGGCTCGCGTTTGACAGGGGCAGGATGGGGTGGATGCACCGTACATTTGGTGTCTTCCGATGAACAAATCGAAAACATCAAAAGATCGCTGAGAGAGAACTATTATCTGAAACATAATCCCAGCATTACAGAAGAAGAGTTGAAGAATGCAATGATAGTGTCGACTCCGTCGATGGGAAGCTGCATCTTTGAATTATAA
- the GAL10 gene encoding bifunctional UDP-glucose 4-epimerase/aldose 1-epimerase (similar to Saccharomyces cerevisiae GAL10 (YBR019C); ancestral locus Anc_3.218), producing the protein MSERKVVLVTGGAGYIGSHTVAELIENGYDCIVVDNLDNSSYESVARLKILVKRDIKFYHTDLCDRENLETIFKDNKIDSVIHFAGLKAVGESTKIPLKYHHNNILGTLNLLELMEVYGVKSLVFSSSATVYGDATRFPDMIPIPEECPLGPTNPYGNTKYAVEKILNDLYNSNNNFWKFAILRYFNPIGAHPSGLIGEDPLGIPNNLLPYMAQVAVGRRDKLNVFGNDYETRDGTPIRDYIHVVDLAKGHIAALKYLEKKNEEGICREWNLGSGTGSTVLEVLKAFCAACGDDIPYEIVGRRAGDVINLTAKPDRATRELEWKTELDVADACKDLWKWTTENPFGYQLKGIVDAFAAEEDNYDSRFITLGDGTKFQATIANIGATLVDLKVDGQSVVLGYDNEEGYLAEDSAYIGATIGRYANRIKNGTFSLNGETYQLALNNGPNANHSSVDTFHTKKFLGPLVKNPSKDVYTAEFLLVDPSENSEFPGDLSVIVMYTLRVAEKSLSIEYKAQVSGGKSTPINMTNHTYFNLNKVNKETFVGTEIQVINNKSVDIDENMIPTGKIIDREIAKLNEKATILGQSEPKYDYAFVVDENEKYDQIDSSSRELKTVVKAYHPESNIRLEVLTTEPSFQIYTGDFLSAGYHARQGFAVEPGRYVDAINQEPWKKSVTLSEGETYGSKIVYRFS; encoded by the coding sequence atgtCTGAAAGAAAAGTTGTTCTAGTCACTGGTGGTGCCGGTTATATTGGTTCTCATACAGTTGCTGAACTGATTGAAAATGGCTACGATTGTATCGTTGTCGATAACTTGGATAATTCTTCTTACGAATCAGTTGCTAGgttgaaaatattagttAAGAGAgacattaaattttatcaCACTGATCTATGTGATAGGGAAAATTTAGAGACTATCTTCAaggataataaaattgattcGGTGATTCATTTTGCAGGTTTAAAAGCTGTTGGGGAATCCACGAAAATCCCAttgaaatatcatcataataatattttaggGACATTGAATCTGTTGGAATTAATGGAAGTTTACGGAGTCAAATCATTAGttttttcatcttctgCTACTGTTTATGGTGATGCTACAAGATTCCCAGATATGATTCCGATCCCGGAAGAATGTCCATTAGGTCCAACTAACCCATATGGCAATACAAAATACGCTGTCGAGaagattttaaatgatttgtACAACTCgaataataacttttgGAAATTCGCCATCTTGAGATATTTCAATCCAATCGGTGCTCATCCATCAGGTTTGATCGGTGAAGACCCGTTAGGTATCCCAAACAATCTACTGCCATACATGGCTCAAGTCGCTGTTGGTAGAAgagataaattaaatgttTTTGGTAACGACTATGAAACAAGAGATGGCACGCCAATTAGAGATTATATCCATGTCGTCGATTTAGCAAAGGGCCATATTGCAGCTCTAAAATACTTGGAGAAAAAGAACGAAGAAGGTATCTGCAGAGAATGGAATTTAGGTTCAGGTACTGGTTCCACAGTTCTGGAGGTTCTCAAAGCCTTCTGTGCAGCTTGTGGTGATGATATTCCATATGAAATTGTTGGTAGAAGAGCTGGTGATGTCATTAATTTAACTGCAAAGCCAGATAGAGCCACTAGAGAATTGGAATGGAAAACTGAATTAGATGTGGCTGATGCTTGCAAAGACTTATGGAAATGGACCACTGAAAACCCATTTGGTTATCAATTAAAAGGTATTGTTGATGCTTTTGCTGCAGAAGAAGACAATTACGATAGCAGATTTATCACGCTTGGTGACGGCACCAAGTTCCAAGCTACCATTGCTAATATTGGTGCCACTTTGGTGGATTTGAAAGTAGATGGTCAATCCGTCGTGCTAGGTTATGACAATGAAGAAGGTTATCTGGCTGAGGATAGTGCTTATATCGGTGCCACAATTGGTAGATATGCAAACAGAATCAAGAATGGTACTTTTTCATTAAACGGTGAGACTTATCAATTAGCTCTGAATAATGGTCCAAATGCTAACCACTCATCTGTTGATACATTCCACACTAAGAAATTTTTAGGTCCTTTAGTTAAAAACCCATCTAAGGATGTTTATACTGCTGAATTCCTATTAGTTGATCCATCTGAAAACTCAGAATTCCCAGGCGACTTATCGGTCATAGTTATGTATACATTACGTGTTGCTGAAAAATCTTTGAGTATCGAATATAAAGCTCAAGTTTCTGGCGGTAAGTCTACTCCGATTAACATGACTAATCACACttatttcaatttgaataaagttAACAAGGAGACTTTTGTTGGAACTGAAATCCAAGTTATTAACAATAAGTCAGTTGATATCGATGAAAATATGATTCCAACCGGTAAAATTATCGACAGAGAGATTGctaaattaaatgaaaaggCTACCATCTTAGGACAATCTGAACCAAAATATGATTATGCTTTCGTTGTcgatgaaaatgaaaaatacGACCAAATTGATTCTAGTTCTCGTGAACTAAAGACCGTTGTAAAAGCATACCATCcagaatcaaatattaGATTAGAAGTGTTGACTACTGAGCCATCTTTCCAAATTTATACTGGGGACTTCTTATCAGCTGGCTATCATGCTAGACAAGGTTTTGCTGTAGAACCTGGTAGATATGTTGATGCAATTAATCAAGAACCTTGGAAAAAATCGGTTACCTTATCTGAGGGAGAAACCTACGGTAGTAAGATCGTTTACAGATTTTCCTAA
- the MPD2 gene encoding protein disulfide isomerase MPD2 (similar to Saccharomyces cerevisiae MPD2 (YOL088C); ancestral locus Anc_3.111) produces MKLIYFTSFIVSLISLASLAVANTKNHETVLSLDQFYDACNSNSSYTVVKYFTTWCSHCKKLAPVFDELSEIYLNDETSPNIKFLDVDCDMFGSTICAKLPGFPVVQVIKPASSVIQSNKSPNEYENRSIFKRILDFVTSRFENPKWTLDEKRVVEFRGRRDLETMNKFVNQVILKHNQDTLILNLLKDSEFKCEGERVILCKEGKKYLNEKLVNLNNLEELLKERKKLENVYRNNIESIEKKNEEEAKDIISVLEKISFKLSMIDLYEDTVIREDTKDDGDFADIVHDEF; encoded by the coding sequence ATGAAgttgatatattttactTCCTTTATTGTTTCCCTTATTTCACTAGCAAGTTTAGCTGTTGCTAATACCAAGAACCATGAGACTGTTTTATCATTGGATCAATTTTATGATGCATGCAATTCCAATTCTTCATATACCGTCgttaaatatttcacaACCTGGTGTTCTCATTGTAAGAAATTAGCCCCAgtatttgatgaattgtCTGAAATATATCTAAATGATGAAACTTCACCAAATATTAAGTTTTTAGATGTTGATTGTGATATGTTTGGCAGCACTATTTGTGCAAAACTTCCTGGCTTCCCTGTCGTTCAAGTGATTAAGCCAGCTTCATCAGTAATTCAATCTAATAAATCTCCCAatgaatatgaaaataGATCAATCTTTAAGAGAATATTGGACTTTGTCACTTCCAGATTTGAAAATCCTAAATGGACTCTAGATGAAAAGAGGGTTGTTGAATTTAGAGGCAGAAGAGATTTAGAGACTATGAATAAATTCGTTAACCAGgttattttaaaacataatCAAGAtactttaattttgaatttattaaaggATTCTGAATTTAAATGTGAAGGTGAACGTGTTATCTTGTGCAAAGAAGGTAAGAAGTATTTAAATGAGAAGTTGGTCaacttaaataatttagaaGAACTTTTGAAAGAAAGGAAAAAGCTTGAGAATGTTTACAggaataatattgaatccattgaaaagaaaaatgaagaGGAAGCTAAGGATATTATCAGTGTGTTGGagaaaatatcatttaaattatcaatgaTTGATCTTTACGAAGATACGGTGATAAGAGAAGATACTAAAGATGATGGAGATTTTGCGGATATTGTTCATGATGAATTCTAA
- the SPP381 gene encoding U4/U6-U5 snRNP complex subunit SPP381 (similar to Saccharomyces cerevisiae SPP381 (YBR152W); ancestral locus Anc_3.112), with protein MHIYDTIGHCERRIRYCLNMAIRHIKRRYSESSAESSSDNSSDESNKKPDQSSNIDVKKNEEQELSGLNTKAIREDINYEQNNINGDSNDNINNPNISDNSNGSENYSSSSSSSESDTSSESDSELRLFRPTFIKKRSITTDDSKLRNKEVKSDSTYAKLIKRVEHNVLVSKKNEDSVKLMNSNYSTDKDLLRKIVELDDDDSKNADLEREMWMKRQETRKQKSRELLVQKQKELEENELQKMLNADKNIEDTTLETEVPNSELDRKAPKRSGRTKENMYMAKRASNIHFGEMEKLQEKSMNTNEQDSEYSLPI; from the coding sequence ATGCATATTTATGATACAATAGGTCATTGTGAGAGACGCATACGATACTGTTTAAACATGGCTATTAGACATATCAAAAGAAGGTACTCAGAAAGTTCAGCTGAGAGCTCGTCTGACAATTCTAGTGatgaatcaaataaaaaaccTGATCAGtcatcaaatattgatgTTAAGAAGAATGAGGAACAAGAGCTCAGTGGTTTAAATACAAAAGCTATTAGGGAAGACATTAACTATGAAcagaataatattaatggtgactcaaatgataatattaataatccTAACATTAGCGACAATAGTAACGGCAGTGAAAATTATAGTAGTAGTAGTAGTAGTAGTGAGAGTGATACCAGCAGTGAGAGTGATTCGGAATTGAGACTATTTAGACCtacatttataaaaaaaagaagcaTAACGACAGACGACTCAAAGCTGCGAAATAAAGAAGTAAAATCTGATTCAACATATGCAAAACTGATAAAGAGGGTTGAACACAACGTTCTTgtatcaaagaaaaatgagGACAGTGTAAAGCTTATGAATTCCAATTATAGTACAGataaagatttattaaGGAAAATAGTAGAACtggatgatgatgattcaaaaaatgCAGACTTAGAGCGTGAAATGTGGATGAAAAGACAAGAGAccagaaaacaaaaaagcAGAGAACTGTTAGTTCAGAAACAGAAAGAACTAGAAGAGAATGAGcttcaaaaaatgttaaatgcagataaaaatatagagGATACCACCCTTGAAACGGAAGTTCCCAATTCTGAACTTGATAGAAAAGCTCCTAAGAGATCTGGTAGAACTAAAGAAAACATGTACATGGCAAAACGAGCTTCTAATATTCACTTTGGAGAGATGGAGAAATTACAAGAGAAATCAATGAATACTAATGAGCAAGATTCCGAATATTCACTTCCTATATAG
- the RPB5 gene encoding DNA-directed RNA polymerase core subunit RPB5 (similar to Saccharomyces cerevisiae RPB5 (YBR154C); ancestral locus Anc_3.114), translated as MDKDSERSVSSLWRTFRTVKEMVRDRGYFISQDEIELPLEDFRAKYCDYMGKPQRKMMSFQANPTEESLEKFPETGSLWVEFCDEPSVGVKTMKNFVIHIQEKNYQTGIFVYQTNVTPSAMKLVPSIPPATIETFHEASLVVNITHHELVPKHIRLSEEEKKDLLKRYRLKESQLPRIQRADPVALYLGLKRGEVVKIIRKSETSGRYASYRICM; from the coding sequence ATGGATAAGGATAGTGAAAGAAGTGTCTCTTCTCTGTGGAGAACTTTCAGAACCGTTAAGGAAATGGTCAGAGACAGAGGTTATTTCATTTCTCAAGATGAAATTGAACTGCCTTTGGAGGATTTCAGAGCTAAATATTGTGATTATATGGGTAAGCCACAACGTAAAATGATGTCTTTCCAAGCTAATCCAACTGAAGAATCTCTGGAAAAATTTCCGGAGACTGGCTCTTTATGGGTTGAGTTCTGTGATGAGCCATCTGTCGGTGTCAAGACTATGAAGAATTTTGTTATACATattcaagaaaaaaattatcagaCGGGTATATTTGTTTACCAAACTAACGTTACACCAAGTGCGATGAAATTGGTTCCCTCCATCCCACCTGCTACTATTGAAACTTTCCACGAAGCTTCTTTAGTTGTCAACATTACACATCACGAATTAGTTCCAAAGCATATAAGATTGagtgaagaagaaaagaaggaTCTATTAAAAAGATACAGATTAAAAGAATCTCAACTGCCAAGAATCCAAAGAGCTGATCCAGTTGCATTATATCTGGGGTTGAAGAGAGGTGAAGTCGTGAAGATCATCAGAAAGAGTGAAACTTCCGGTCGTTACGCAAGTTACAGAATATGTATGTGA
- the DUF1 gene encoding Duf1p (similar to Saccharomyces cerevisiae YOL087C; ancestral locus Anc_3.115), with protein MADQFTVSYGLPLPQLRNQQHETHILPVTKILQCRNQDKYNTDSERCESFLTCGRDGSIIKYLYSSDFQLIETKKMQAHSDWVTDLIDVGNSIFISVSHDFSIVLHSINGKLDTWETKIIGCHDDYIKCIVSLPKIFSDYDEDKITFATAGLDKKIKVWSLNKRLLTYKLLHVFDNSQDNGTGSVYVISAVDNPSVPYDLIAGDNNGNIILYSCKEGVEVARIEKAHDQNIKCLKCVDNYKNLISTSSDGTITAWAIAISKTFDDKNNEIIIPLTKIRNLNWNGAPVWCIYGESLKELYVGDAKANIFKVNFEISQPSAVVIFNGTRYPSKADTTESRNNFGILDLMRVHDTNNLFFSVSKDSNLMHLDVELDDLTLIQGGVALTRSSLLTNRRHVITENTRGEIQTWDIISCRLLNTFDVTDGDFNDIVYKYTTKEILPHWCTVSIKVGLLFVKLNARLLSTEVYGAALENYEIINDVIINPDQRFNLGKIVINSLFNEFLSYEIEKDKLLRKRIASKKKDSFFNYQKDEHNNSSLSIENGEPGTSDKKNKDKKKKSHIMKFKLGSPSTQPAFSTTPSTPSSMIGNYSDNDRNINISNNLQNGIKITLESPRPQNRTKQPSIEKLVNGYPNSKTESGTISMSTGSYLNRKLKKLGSRPSSAVQGGEHYENVRTPDSSFDESSVDYGDDNNGTLRPVTATPFASITQSPQQRASSTPALEFSSRNSPLPSASVGGNVSPDNVNQSTGKTLSHSKRNFMCDLLSEFEEAYIQQFQLNSSSLKLLSKKQPESKISKATELPLLRIKFGTLLVIHKWEKDACGGIVVFSTFLPGTNQSLDNNEFNDTTVIMEGEEFDSQIYEDEKLEKFDFIDYEYGHGINRRMLFEQLERNVPYWFAKILFDDNNHHESQSQPKLNFTIALWTDDGPNSNANNTNDINKQSDNIDKPPSSKSAYQRLKFSRNKSTDSLPTATSLPRISEYNSKLSALGMVRIKKIKQFITERFDCKTPEMKAKVDPSDWLEILCKGQVLENDMTLSSVKTLYWKSQNGMVLEYRRKIKD; from the coding sequence ATGGCTGATCAATTCACCGTTAGTTATGGGCTCCCACTTCCACAGTTAAGAAACCAACAACATGAAACTCATATTTTACCAGTAACAAAGATACTACAATGTAGGAACCAGGATAAATACAATACCGATAGTGAGAGATGTGAGAGCTTTTTAACATGTGGGCGAGATGGATCGATTATAAAATACCTTTATTCTAGTGATTTTCAACTGATTGAGACTAAAAAAATGCAAGCACATAGTGATTGGGTGACAGATTTAATAGATGTGGGAAATAGCATCTTCATTTCTGTAAGTCATGACTTTTCTATTGTTTTACATTCCATTAATGGAAAACTAGATACTTGGGAgacaaaaattattggcTGTCATGatgattatattaaatgtaTTGTCAGTTTACCAAAGATATTTAGTGATTACGACGAAGACAAGATTACGTTTGCAACTGCTGGTTTggataaaaaaattaaagtttGGTCTTTGAACAAAAGACTATTGACTTATAAACTGCTGCATGTTTTCGATAATTCACAGGACAACGGTACAGGGTCAGTTTATGTGATATCAGCGGTTGATAACCCATCAGTTCCATACGATTTAATAGCAGGtgataataatggtaatataatattatattcttgtAAAGAAGGGGTGGAAGTTGCTCGTATCGAAAAGGCCCAtgatcaaaatataaaatgcTTAAAATGTGTCgataattataaaaatctAATTTCCACTAGTTCCGATGGAACTATAACTGCTTGGGCGATTGctatttcaaaaacattcgatgacaaaaataatgaaatcattattCCATTAACAAAAATTCGTAACTTAAATTGGAACGGTGCTCCAGTATGGTGTATCTATGGTGAATCGCTAAAGGAACTTTATGTCGGAGATGCAAAAGcaaatatctttaaagtTAATTTCGAAATATCGCAGCCTAGCGCTGTGGTCATATTTAATGGAACGCGATATCCCTCTAAAGCTGACACTACTGAGTctagaaataattttggAATACTGGATCTTATGAGGGTGCATGACACAAATAACCTCTTTTTTTCAGTCTCAAAAGACTCGAATTTAATGCATTTAGATGTGGAATTAGACGACCTAACATTAATTCAAGGTGGAGTTGCATTGACAAgatcatcattattaactaATAGAAGACATGTAATTACCGAGAATACAAGAGGTGAAATACAAACATGGGATATTATTTCCTGTAGATTATTGAACACTTTTGATGTAACAGATGGGGACTTTAATGATATCGtctataaatatacaaCTAAAGAAATTCTGCCCCATTGGTGTACTGTATCTATTAAAGTTGGTCTTTTGTTTGTAAAACTAAACGCTCGGTTATTGAGCACAGAAGTTTACGGTGCAGCACTGGAAAACtatgaaataataaacGATGTAATCATCAACCCTGATCAGCGGTTCAATTTGGGtaaaattgtaataaattcTCTTTTTAATGAGTTTTTAAGTTATGAAATAGAAAAGGACAAACTGctaagaaaaagaattgctagtaaaaagaaagattcCTTTTTTAACTATCAGAAAGATGAACACAATAATAGCTCATTGTCTATTGAAAATGGAGAACCAGGTACATCtgataagaaaaataaggataagaagaaaaaatcacATATTATGAAATTTAAGTTAGGATCACCAAGTACTCAGCCCGCTTTTTCAACTACTCCATCAACTCCTTCTTCTATGATTGGAAACTATTCAGATAATGatagaaatataaatatttccaATAATTTGCAAAATGGCATCAAGATAACCTTAGAATCTCCAAGGCCACAGAATAGAACCAAACAACCGTCTATTGAAAAACTTGTAAATGGCTACCCTAATTCCAAAACGGAATCCGGAACCATAAGTATGAGCACAGGTTCTTATTTAAATAgaaaactaaaaaaattagGAAGTAGACCGTCATCAGCAGTACAAGGAGGTGAACATTATGAGAACGTAAGAACCCCCGACTCTTCATTTGATGAAAGTAGTGTTGATTATGGTGACGATAATAATGGAACTTTAAGACCAGTCACTGCCACTCCTTTTGCATCAATAACACAAAGTCCTCAGCAAAGAGCTTCGAGTACACCTGCACTAGAGTTTTCCTCAAGAAATTCACCATTGCCTAGTGCATCTGTTGGAGGTAATGTAAGTCCAGATAATGTTAATCAAAGTACTGGTAAAACTTTATCTCACTCCAAACGTAATTTTATGTGCGATCTATTAAgtgaatttgaagaagcaTATATACAACAATTCCaattaaattcatcatcattaaaGCTTTTGAGCAAGAAGCAACCCgaatcaaaaatttcaaaggCAACAGAATTACCATTATTAAGAATTAAATTTGGAACATTGCTAGTGATACATAAATGGGAGAAGGATGCTTGTGGCGGTATAGTCGTTTTTTCTACATTTTTGCCTGGGACCAATCAAAGTTTGGATAATAATGAGTTTAATGATACTACTGTTATAATGGAAGGAGAGGAATTTGATTCCCAGATCtatgaagatgaaaaacTAGAGAAATTTGATTTCATTGATTATGAGTATGGGCATGGTATTAACAGACGTATGTTATTTGAGCAATTAGAACGAAACGTCCCGTATTGGTTTGCTAAAATCTTATTTGACGACAACAATCATCATGAAAGTCAATCTCAaccaaaattaaattttacaattgCATTATGGACGGACGATGGACCAAATTCGAATGCAAACAACACCAATGACATTAATAAACAAAGCGACAATATAGATAAACCTCCGTCCTCTAAATCTGCCTACCAAAGGCTGAAATTTTCGAGAAATAAATCCACTGATTCATTACCGACAGCAACCTCGTTACCACGCATATCTGAATACAATTCTAAATTGTCAGCTCTTGGAATGGTAAGAATCAAGAAAATCAAGCAATTCATTACGGAACGATTCGACTGCAAAACACCAGAAATGAAGGCAAAAGTAGATCCAAGCGACTGGCTGGAAATTTTATGCAAGGGACAAGTCCTCGAAAATGATATGACTTTAAGTTCGGTAAAGACATTGTATTGGAAGTCACAAAATGGAATGGTCCTTGAATATAGAAGAAAGATCAAAGATTAA
- the MHF1 gene encoding Mhf1p (similar to Saccharomyces cerevisiae YOL086W-A; ancestral locus Anc_3.116) has product MENGASTDKDKERLISQLKGKLWYCIEKQVKEETPFDTTISPKYINALVELCYIQLVEVGKDLELFAKHANREVITVDDLMLLLRKLPNLQESLILNKDNR; this is encoded by the coding sequence ATGGAGAATGGAGCATCAACTgataaagataaagaaaGACTAATATCACAATTAAAAGGTAAACTTTGGTACTGCATTGAGAAACAAGTCAAGGAGGAGACACCCTTTGATACTACTATTTCTcctaaatatataaatgctTTAGTTGAGCTATGCTATATCCAATTGGTTGAAGTAGGAAAGGATCTAGAATTGTTTGCTAAACACGCTAACAGGGAAGTAATTACTGTTGACGATCTAATGTTATTGTTAAGGAAACTTCCAAATCTGCAAGAATCACTAATACTTAACAAAGATAATCGATGA